In Bacteriovorax sp. Seq25_V, a genomic segment contains:
- a CDS encoding ABC transporter ATP-binding protein, with translation MNSISTSDKLVDIQDLDVYYEYDEYLSFNLRDRFVNIVKSPMTQIFNKKKINKVLIDFDLTVSKGDRVGILGVNGAGKTTLCRAICGMYYPNKGKISVTKNIRAIFDTSVGIVPELTGRENARLLSLLIYPDSTSQERAKYVDDAIQFSELGEFIDTPFQSYSKGMQARLCLSLVSCKESDLLILDEVYDGADEFFQEKIANRVLGMIDKSGGVLFVSHSVDNIRKSCNRVIVLDKCSKVFDGNVEDGINFYQGLYRKNNG, from the coding sequence ATGAATTCTATCTCTACCTCTGATAAGTTAGTCGATATTCAAGACTTAGATGTTTACTACGAGTATGATGAATATCTATCATTTAACCTTAGAGACCGATTTGTTAATATTGTAAAAAGTCCTATGACGCAAATATTTAACAAGAAAAAAATCAACAAAGTATTAATTGATTTCGATCTAACTGTTAGCAAAGGTGATAGAGTAGGAATTTTGGGGGTCAACGGAGCAGGAAAGACGACTCTGTGTCGTGCTATTTGTGGAATGTACTACCCTAATAAAGGAAAAATCTCTGTTACAAAAAATATTCGTGCCATTTTTGATACTTCTGTTGGAATAGTTCCAGAACTTACAGGACGAGAGAATGCACGTTTATTATCTCTTCTAATCTATCCAGACTCTACGAGCCAGGAACGTGCAAAATATGTAGATGATGCCATTCAATTTAGTGAGTTAGGTGAGTTTATTGATACTCCCTTTCAGTCTTATAGTAAAGGAATGCAAGCACGCCTATGTTTATCTTTAGTATCATGCAAAGAAAGTGATTTACTGATTCTTGATGAAGTATATGATGGAGCAGATGAGTTTTTTCAAGAAAAAATCGCGAATAGAGTACTTGGAATGATTGATAAATCTGGTGGAGTACTTTTTGTTTCCCACTCTGTAGATAATATCAGAAAATCATGTAATAGGGTTATTGTTTTAGATAAATGTTCAAAGGTATTTGACGGAAACGTGGAAGATGGAATTAATTTCTATCAAGGATTATATCGAAAGAATAATGGATAA